A stretch of the Fusobacterium varium genome encodes the following:
- a CDS encoding putative adenosylcobinamide amidohydrolase: MLKVLETGDKIYKYNKSVIVKFSGKRAVLSTGVINGGYSEHLTSVFNNDAKTAPGMGCQLKAPTYKEHMEIIAGELGLDPQYTTGMGTAADMKNMSVTIEKYGDLSVTALITGGIETNGGRVGDPASYVENNGKTEKIKHGTINIIVAVNGNLPPRTLTRAMITITEAKTAAIQELLEGSKYSNGIATGSGTDGVIVYSNLESEAVYNDSGKHSKLGELIGKAVKKGVKEALARQSGLTPEKQKSIFRRGRRYGITAEEIWNRYVEKYPEKTEEKLEYMEFIEKIEKNEETVALTSLYIHLLDQLEWNLLSEETVKEQCEQIRKLICDKLQINYELEEKKEEILNYLIGRYIMTFVKYITEKWGNNV; this comes from the coding sequence ATATAAATATAATAAAAGTGTTATAGTAAAATTTTCTGGAAAGAGAGCTGTACTAAGCACAGGAGTTATAAATGGAGGATATAGTGAACATCTGACTTCTGTTTTTAATAATGATGCAAAAACTGCGCCAGGAATGGGATGTCAGCTAAAAGCTCCAACATATAAGGAGCATATGGAAATCATAGCAGGAGAATTAGGGCTTGACCCTCAATATACAACTGGAATGGGAACAGCAGCAGATATGAAAAATATGAGTGTGACTATAGAAAAGTATGGAGATTTAAGTGTTACTGCCTTGATAACGGGAGGAATAGAAACAAATGGAGGGCGTGTTGGGGATCCAGCCTCTTATGTTGAAAATAATGGAAAAACAGAGAAAATAAAGCATGGAACTATAAATATAATTGTAGCTGTTAATGGAAATTTACCTCCAAGAACTTTAACAAGGGCAATGATTACTATAACTGAAGCAAAAACAGCAGCAATACAGGAATTGTTGGAAGGAAGTAAATATTCAAATGGAATAGCAACTGGGTCTGGAACAGATGGTGTTATAGTTTACAGTAATCTTGAAAGTGAAGCTGTATATAATGATTCTGGAAAGCATTCAAAATTAGGAGAATTAATAGGAAAAGCTGTAAAAAAAGGAGTAAAAGAAGCTTTAGCAAGACAATCAGGCTTAACTCCTGAAAAACAAAAGTCTATATTTAGAAGAGGAAGAAGATATGGCATAACAGCTGAAGAAATATGGAATAGATACGTTGAAAAATATCCAGAAAAAACTGAGGAAAAATTAGAATACATGGAATTTATTGAGAAAATAGAAAAGAATGAGGAGACAGTTGCTCTTACTTCATTATATATTCATTTACTGGATCAGTTAGAGTGGAATCTGCTTTCAGAAGAAACAGTGAAAGAGCAGTGTGAACAAATAAGAAAACTTATTTGTGATAAGCTCCAAATCAACTATGAATTAGAAGAAAAGAAAGAGGAGATATTAAACTATTTGATAGGAAGATATATCATGACTTTTGTAAAATATATTACAGAAAAATGGGGGAACAATGTTTAA